A single Vanacampus margaritifer isolate UIUO_Vmar chromosome 7, RoL_Vmar_1.0, whole genome shotgun sequence DNA region contains:
- the coro2aa gene encoding coronin-2A isoform X1, whose amino-acid sequence MTVIKMSWRPQYRSSKFRHVFGKAAPKESCYDGVPITRSVQDNNFCAVNPRFIAVITECAGGGAFLVLSVHHTGKVDPHHPRVSGHRGNVLDVKWNPFDDYCIASCSEDATVKVWEIPPHGLFKNMTVAWKELQGHSRRVGLIEWHPTAKDILFSTAYDYKVMIWNLDCPEQVIKNPVRTISQHTDVVLSISFNTDASLMATTCKDRKVRLMEPRSGTLLQEANCKTHKATKVVILDNVNKLLTSGTSRWNERQIALWDLDDLSVPLVEENLDGSSGFLFPFYDPDTHILYLAGKGDGNIRYYEISSEKPYIHFLTEYRSNLPQKGMGVMPKRGLDVSLCEVYRFYKLVTVKTLIEPLSMIVPRRSESYQEDIYPMTAANKAALTADEWLSGIDRGPVLMSLKPGHSVDELYSDTNKGLGRSHGRAYIKEQPGAIDGGGGGRTDNNGVADDGRTAVSNGKDFLLCSPPKTENELRVKFHKQQDEIRRLVELLHQRDVHIKQLELEINNMKNSQQNSL is encoded by the exons ATGTCATGGCGTCCTCAGTACCGCAGCTCCAAGTTCCGGCACGTGTTCGGCAAGGCGGCCCCCAAAGAGAGCTGCTACGACGGCGTGCCCATCACGCGCAGCGTCCAGGACAACAACTTCTGCGCCGTCAACCCTCGCTTCATCGCCGTCATCACTGAATGTGCAGGGGGCGGGGCCTTCCTGGTCCTCTCTGTCCATCAT ACGGGTAAAGTGGACCCTCACCACCCGCGAGTGTCGGGCCACAGGGGAAACGTGCTGGACGTCAAATGGAATCCCTTCGACGACTACTGCATCGCCTCCTGCTCCGAGGATGCCACG GTGAAGGTGTGGGAGATCCCCCCCCACGGCCTGTTCAAGAACATGACGGTAGCTTGGAAGGAGCTACAGGGCCACAGCCGCCGGGTGGGCCTCATCGAGTGGCACCCCACCGCCAAAGACATCCTCTTCAGCACGGCGTACGACTACAAG GTGATGATTTGGAACCTGGACTGTCCGGAGCAGGTGATCAAGAATCCTGTGCGGACCATCAGCCAGCACACGGACGTGGTGCTGTCCATATCCTTCAACACGGACGCCAGCCTCATGGCCACAACGTGCAAGGACCGGAAGGTGCGGCTCATGGAGCCGCGCTCGGGGACCCTGCTGCAG GAAGCCAACTGCAAGACGCACAAGGCCACCAAGGTGGTGATTCTAGACAACGTCAACAAGCTGCTCACCTCAGGAACGTCCAGATGGAACGAGAGACAGATCGCACTTTGGGATCTG GACGACCTGTCAGTGCCTTTGGTAGAGGAAAACCTGGATGGTTCGTCAGGGTTCCTCTTTCCATTCTACGACCctgacacacacatactgtacctaGCGGGAAAG GGGGACGGGAACATCCGGTACTACGAGATCAGCTCGGAAAAGCCGTACATCCACTTCCTGACCGAGTACCGCTCCAATTTACCTCAGAAAGGGATGG gTGTGATGCCAAAGCGAGGCCTGGACGTGAGTTTGTGCGAAGTGTATCGCTTCTACAAGCTGGTGACTGTCAAAACTCTGATCGAGCCTCTGTCCATGATCGTCCCTCGAAGG TCGGAGTCGTACCAGGAGGACATCTATCCCATGACGGCCGCCAACAAGGCCGCCTTGACTGCCGACGAGTGGCTCAGCGGCATCGACAGAG GCCCGGTGCTGATGTCGCTGAAGCCCGGCCATTCGGTGGACGAGTTGTACAGCGATACCAACAAAGGTCTGGGTCGATCTCACGGTCGGGCGTACATCAAGGAGCAACCGGGTGCCatagacggcggcggcggcggcaggacGGACAACAACGGCGTGGCTGACGATGGCAGGACGGCGGTGAGCAACGGAAAAGACTTCCTGCTCTGCTCGCCGCCCAAGACAGAAAATGAG CTTCGCGTGAAGTTCCACAAGCAGCAGGACGAGATCCGCCGTCTGGTGGAGCTTCTCCATCAGCGGGACGTGCACATCAAGCAGCTGGAGCTGGAGATCAACAATATGAAAAACTCTCAGCAGAACTCACTTTAG
- the coro2aa gene encoding coronin-2A isoform X2: MSWRPQYRSSKFRHVFGKAAPKESCYDGVPITRSVQDNNFCAVNPRFIAVITECAGGGAFLVLSVHHTGKVDPHHPRVSGHRGNVLDVKWNPFDDYCIASCSEDATVKVWEIPPHGLFKNMTVAWKELQGHSRRVGLIEWHPTAKDILFSTAYDYKVMIWNLDCPEQVIKNPVRTISQHTDVVLSISFNTDASLMATTCKDRKVRLMEPRSGTLLQEANCKTHKATKVVILDNVNKLLTSGTSRWNERQIALWDLDDLSVPLVEENLDGSSGFLFPFYDPDTHILYLAGKGDGNIRYYEISSEKPYIHFLTEYRSNLPQKGMGVMPKRGLDVSLCEVYRFYKLVTVKTLIEPLSMIVPRRSESYQEDIYPMTAANKAALTADEWLSGIDRGPVLMSLKPGHSVDELYSDTNKGLGRSHGRAYIKEQPGAIDGGGGGRTDNNGVADDGRTAVSNGKDFLLCSPPKTENELRVKFHKQQDEIRRLVELLHQRDVHIKQLELEINNMKNSQQNSL; this comes from the exons ATGTCATGGCGTCCTCAGTACCGCAGCTCCAAGTTCCGGCACGTGTTCGGCAAGGCGGCCCCCAAAGAGAGCTGCTACGACGGCGTGCCCATCACGCGCAGCGTCCAGGACAACAACTTCTGCGCCGTCAACCCTCGCTTCATCGCCGTCATCACTGAATGTGCAGGGGGCGGGGCCTTCCTGGTCCTCTCTGTCCATCAT ACGGGTAAAGTGGACCCTCACCACCCGCGAGTGTCGGGCCACAGGGGAAACGTGCTGGACGTCAAATGGAATCCCTTCGACGACTACTGCATCGCCTCCTGCTCCGAGGATGCCACG GTGAAGGTGTGGGAGATCCCCCCCCACGGCCTGTTCAAGAACATGACGGTAGCTTGGAAGGAGCTACAGGGCCACAGCCGCCGGGTGGGCCTCATCGAGTGGCACCCCACCGCCAAAGACATCCTCTTCAGCACGGCGTACGACTACAAG GTGATGATTTGGAACCTGGACTGTCCGGAGCAGGTGATCAAGAATCCTGTGCGGACCATCAGCCAGCACACGGACGTGGTGCTGTCCATATCCTTCAACACGGACGCCAGCCTCATGGCCACAACGTGCAAGGACCGGAAGGTGCGGCTCATGGAGCCGCGCTCGGGGACCCTGCTGCAG GAAGCCAACTGCAAGACGCACAAGGCCACCAAGGTGGTGATTCTAGACAACGTCAACAAGCTGCTCACCTCAGGAACGTCCAGATGGAACGAGAGACAGATCGCACTTTGGGATCTG GACGACCTGTCAGTGCCTTTGGTAGAGGAAAACCTGGATGGTTCGTCAGGGTTCCTCTTTCCATTCTACGACCctgacacacacatactgtacctaGCGGGAAAG GGGGACGGGAACATCCGGTACTACGAGATCAGCTCGGAAAAGCCGTACATCCACTTCCTGACCGAGTACCGCTCCAATTTACCTCAGAAAGGGATGG gTGTGATGCCAAAGCGAGGCCTGGACGTGAGTTTGTGCGAAGTGTATCGCTTCTACAAGCTGGTGACTGTCAAAACTCTGATCGAGCCTCTGTCCATGATCGTCCCTCGAAGG TCGGAGTCGTACCAGGAGGACATCTATCCCATGACGGCCGCCAACAAGGCCGCCTTGACTGCCGACGAGTGGCTCAGCGGCATCGACAGAG GCCCGGTGCTGATGTCGCTGAAGCCCGGCCATTCGGTGGACGAGTTGTACAGCGATACCAACAAAGGTCTGGGTCGATCTCACGGTCGGGCGTACATCAAGGAGCAACCGGGTGCCatagacggcggcggcggcggcaggacGGACAACAACGGCGTGGCTGACGATGGCAGGACGGCGGTGAGCAACGGAAAAGACTTCCTGCTCTGCTCGCCGCCCAAGACAGAAAATGAG CTTCGCGTGAAGTTCCACAAGCAGCAGGACGAGATCCGCCGTCTGGTGGAGCTTCTCCATCAGCGGGACGTGCACATCAAGCAGCTGGAGCTGGAGATCAACAATATGAAAAACTCTCAGCAGAACTCACTTTAG